The genomic interval CAGGCCGACTGGCTGCGGCCGGCACTCGCGGCGCTGGCCGGTGGCCGGCTCGACGCCCTGGTCCTGGACGACGAGGATGGCCAGGTGCTGACCTTGCGTCGTTGGCACCGCCTGCGCGTCTGGCGCCGGCCCTACGTGCCGGCCACGGCGGCGCGGCCATGACCCGTCCGCCGCCGACGATCCGACGTCGTGACAGCGCGCCCGGCGGGGACTGGCCGTCGACGGTGCCGGCGCTGCTGCGGCGCATCTATGCGGCGCGCGGTGCGCACGACCTGCAGGCCGCGCAGCCACGCCTGGCCGGGCTGCTGCCGCCCGACGCGCTGTCGAATATCGATGCGGCGACGGCCCTGCTCGCCGATGCCATCGCGCAGGGCAGGCGGATCCTGGTGGTCGGGGACTTCGATTGCGATGGCGCGACGGCCTGTGCGGTCGCGGTGCGCGGACTGCGCATGCTCGGCGCGGGCGATGTCGTGCATGCCGTGCCCAATCGCATCGTCCACGGTTACGGGCTGTCGCCCGGCCTGGTCGATGCGCTGGCGCCGCTGGCCCCGGCACTCTTGCTGACGGTCGACCACGGCATCGCCTGCCATGCCGGCGTCGCCGCGGCAAAGGCGCGGGGCTGGCAGGTGCTGGTGACCGACCACCATCTGCCGGGCGACGCGTTGCCGCCGGCCGATGCGATCGTCAATCCGAATCTGCCCGGCGACCGCTTCCAGAGCAAGGTGCTGGCGGGCGTCGGGGTGATCTTCTACGTGCTGCTGGCGCTGCGCAGGCGGCTGCGCGAGGCCGTTGCCTTCGCAGGGCCGGCACCGGATCTGTCGACGCTGCTCGATCTGGTCGCGGTGGGTACGGTCGCCGATCTCGTGCCGCTGGACGTCAACAACCGGGCGCTGGTCGCGGCCGGGCTGCGCCGGCTGCGCGCCGGGCAGGGCTGCCCCGGCCTGCAGGCCTTGATCGATGTGTCGGGGCGACAGGCGGCGCGCCTGACCACGGGCGACATCGGCTTCGGCATCGCACCGCGCATCAATGCCGCCGGCCGCCTGGAGGACATGGCGATCGGTATCGAATGCCTGCTCACCGACGACGCGGCCCAGGCGCAGACGCTCGCGGCGACGCTGCACACGATCAATGCCGAGCGCCGCGCAGTGCAGCAGTCGATGCTCGACGACGCCGAGGCCGCGGTCGCCGGCCGGCCGCCGGTCGATCCCGCGGCGATCGGGGTCTGCCTGCACGATGCGCAATGGCATCCGGGCGTCGTCGGTCTTGTGGCCTCGAAGATGAAGGACGCGCTGCACCGGCCGGTGATCGCGTTCGCACCGGCCGAGCCCGGCAGCGATCAGCTGCGTGGCTCGGCGCGTTCGATCCCGGGCCTGCATATCCGCGACGTGCTGGCCGCGGTCGATGTGGCGCATCCCGGCCTGATCGAGCGCTTCGGCGGCCATGCGATGGCGGCGGGCCTGAGCCTGCGACTCGAGGCGTTACCCGCGTTCGAGCGCGCCTTCGGGCAGGCGGTCGCGACCCTGCTCGATCCGGCGCTGCTGCGGGCGGAGATCGTCACCGACGGTGCGCTCGGCCCCAGCGAATTCGACATCGTGCACGCCGCGCACCTGCGCGACGCCGGCCCCTGGGGCCAGGGCTTCCCCGAACCGCTGTTCGACGGCGAGTTCGCGGTTGTCGACTGGCGGGTGGTCGGCGGGCGGCATCTCAAGCTCAGCCTGCGGCTCGACGGCCGCCCGGCGACCGTCGATGCGATCCATTTCGGTGCCTGGCGCGAGGTCGCACCGGCGCCGCGCGAGCGCATCGTCTATCGCCTCGCGCCCGACGACTACCGCGGCGGCGATGCGGTGCAGTTGCTGGTCGAGCACCGCGAGCCGATGGCCCGCTGACCCCGGTTTTCGAGCGCCCATCGCCACTGGGGAAGCGACCTCCTTGGCCCCTGGCGGGTCCGTGATCCCTTTTTCCCTGAACGGGTGCGAGAATGCGCCGCCGCGCCCGCGATCGCGCAGGGCGCCTACTGTCGAAGGGAGATCCGCTTGAAGACCGTCCATACGCTTTCGCTGGCGATCGCGCTCGCTATCGCGCCTGCCTTGGTGCAGGCCCAGTCCACTGACCCGGCGCCGCTGACGATCGGCGGCGAGGTGCGCGGTGAGATCACCAGCCGTTCCAGCCTCAACCACCAGGACGGCTCGCGCAGCCAGCTCTACCGGGTGGACCTGCGCGAGGGCGAGGTCGCGACGTTCAAGGTCACCGGCGCGTTGCGTGCGCGGCTGGCGGCGTTCCTCGACAACGAACTGATCGGCTCGTCGACCGACCGGGGCGAGGCCGCGTCGCTGACGATCCGCGCCCGGCGCGCGGGCCGTTACACGATCGCCGTCAGCGGCACCGACGCCTCGTCGTATGGCCCCTACACGCTGATCTCCTCGCGCGTGGACACCTACAACGGCCAGGCGCTGCGTGTCGGTGCGACCATCGGCGACTGGACCGACGGCGAGCGGGAACTGCCGTTGCAGATCGACCGCGACGGGATCTACACGATCGACATGATGTCCGACGACTTCGATTCGGTCCTGGCGCTGGATGGGCCGGGCGTCTCGGTCAGCAACGACGACGGCGGCGAGGGCAGCAATGCGCGTCTGACGCTGCGTCTGGCGCCGGGCCGCTATCGCCTGACCGCCAAGCGCTACGGCAGCGACGGTGCCAGCGGCGCCTACCGCATCAGCGTCACCGCGTCGAGCTTCGACACCGGCGACCTGCGCGAAGGCGGCGACCTCGCGATCGGGTCGACGGTCACCGGGCTGTACGCCGGGCGCCCGCACAGCTACCGCTTCACGTTGCCCGAACGCCAGGTGGTCCGCCTGGACATGCGCAGCGACGAGATCGATCCGCTGATGCGGCTGTCGGGCCAGGGCGTGCAGAAGGAGGACGACGACGGCGGCGAGCGGCTCAATGCGCGCATTGGCATGCTGCTCGAAGCCGGCACCTACACGCTGCAGGCCGACAGCGCGACGCCGGGCGCAGGCCCCTACACGCTGTCGCTGACCGCAACCGCAGTGCCGGAAGGCGCAGGCGGCGGTGCCCTGACGATCGGCCGCCCGGTCGAGACCGCACTGCTGCCCGGCATGACCGACCGGTGGTCGTTTGAGGTCCGCAGCGCCGGCGATTACGCGATCGAAATGCGCTCCAGCCAGATCGACAGCTACCTGTCGCTGACCAAGGACGGCAACGAAGTCGCCAGTGACGACGACGGCGCCGGTGGGCTCGATGCGCGGATCGTCCAGCGGCTCCAGCCTGGCCGTTACGTGGTCGAGGCCTCGGCGATCGATGGCGATGCCGGTGGCCCTTACCGCATCCTGCTCGAACGCCGTTGAGGCGACCTCCCGGTCGGCGCTGTGCGCCGGCCGGGACTGCTGGGTGCGCGGCTTGCTAGAATCACCGGCTCTTTATGCGAGTCCCACCGCACCATGATCGAACTCAATCCTGTTCGCCAGCGCATCGCCGACCTTCGCGGTCGGCTGGATGCGCTGAGGGGGTATCTTTGACTACGACGCCCGTCGCGAGCGTCTAGAAGAAGTCGAGCGCGAGCTCGAGGACCCGAACATCTGGAACGACCCCGAACGCGCGCAAGCGCTGGGTCGCGAGCGCGCCACGCTCGACAAGACCGTCAATGGCATCCGCACGCTGACCGAGGGCCTGGACGGGGCGGCCGAACTGCTGGAGCTGGCCGAATCGGAGAACGACGAGGACACCGCACAGGCGGTCGTCGCCGATGTCGAGGGCTACGCCACCCAGGTCGACAAGCTGGAGTTCCAGCGCATGTTCTCCGGCGAGATGGACTCGGCCGCCGCCTTCGTCGACATCCAGGCCGGCGCCGGCGGCACCGAAGCCCAGGACTGGGCCGAAATGCTGCTGCGCATGTATCTGCGCTGGGCCGAAAGCCGCGGCTGGAAGGCCGAGCTGATGGAGGTCTCGGGCGGTGAAGTGGCGGGCATCAAGTCGGCGACGTTCCGCGTCGAGGGCGACTTCGCCTACGGCTGGCTCAAGACCGAGATCGGTGTGCACCGGCTGGTGCGCAAATCGCCGTTCGATTCCGACAACCGCCGGCATACCTCGTTCACCTCGGTGTTCGTGTCTCCGGAGGTCGACGACAAGATCGACATCGAGATCAACCCGGCCGACTTGCGAACCGATGTCTACCGCTCGTCCGGTGCCGGCGGTCAGCACGTCAACAAGACCGAGTCGGCGGTGCGCATCACCCACGTGCCGACCAACACCGTCGTCGCCTGCCAGACCGAACGCAGCCAGCATGCCAACCGCGACCGCGCGATGAAGATGCTCGCCGCCAAGCTCTATGAACTGGAACTGCAGAAGCGCAATGCCGAGAAGGACGCGCTGGAAGCGACCAAGTCCGACATCGGCTGGGGCAGTCAGATCCGCAACTACGTGCTCGACCAGAGCCGCATCAAAGATCTGCGCACGGGCGTGGAGCGCAGCGACACCCAGAAGGTGCTCGACGGCGACCTGGACGAGTTCGTCGAAGCCGCGCTCAAGTCCGGACTGGAGGCCGGCGCCAAGCGCCTGGATGCCAACTGAGTGCGGCGCTGCGGATCGGTGCGATGACCGCCGATCCGTCAGCACGCCGCCGTGCGCCGCCGGGTGTGCGCCCAGCGCAGGCGCTGGGCGAGACGTGCGCGGCGGGCCCGGCCCATGCCCCGGCACCCAGCGCCTGCAGGCATGATCGAACCCAAGCGCACGTCGTCCCGTTCTGATCCGTTTTCTCCGCGTCGATCCGCGGCCAACACCTGATTTTTCCGAGACCCTCATGAGCCAGCAGCCCGACAGTCCCCAGCCCGCCGACGACAACGCCTTGATCGCCGAGCGTCGCGGCAAACTGGCCGCGCTGCGCGAGCAAGGCGTGGCGTTCCCCAATGACTTCCGTCGCCGCGACGAGGCCGGGCCGCTGCAGAGCGCATACGCCGATGCCGAGCGCTGGACGGGCGAGGCGCTGGAGGCAGAAGGCCGGCGGGTCGCGGTGGCCGGCCGGCTGATGGCCAAGCGGGTCATGGGCAAGGCCGCGTTCGCGCAGATCCAGGACGTGAGCGGCCGGATCCAATTGTTCCTGCAATCGACGA from Luteimonas sp. S4-F44 carries:
- the recJ gene encoding single-stranded-DNA-specific exonuclease RecJ, which produces MTRPPPTIRRRDSAPGGDWPSTVPALLRRIYAARGAHDLQAAQPRLAGLLPPDALSNIDAATALLADAIAQGRRILVVGDFDCDGATACAVAVRGLRMLGAGDVVHAVPNRIVHGYGLSPGLVDALAPLAPALLLTVDHGIACHAGVAAAKARGWQVLVTDHHLPGDALPPADAIVNPNLPGDRFQSKVLAGVGVIFYVLLALRRRLREAVAFAGPAPDLSTLLDLVAVGTVADLVPLDVNNRALVAAGLRRLRAGQGCPGLQALIDVSGRQAARLTTGDIGFGIAPRINAAGRLEDMAIGIECLLTDDAAQAQTLAATLHTINAERRAVQQSMLDDAEAAVAGRPPVDPAAIGVCLHDAQWHPGVVGLVASKMKDALHRPVIAFAPAEPGSDQLRGSARSIPGLHIRDVLAAVDVAHPGLIERFGGHAMAAGLSLRLEALPAFERAFGQAVATLLDPALLRAEIVTDGALGPSEFDIVHAAHLRDAGPWGQGFPEPLFDGEFAVVDWRVVGGRHLKLSLRLDGRPATVDAIHFGAWREVAPAPRERIVYRLAPDDYRGGDAVQLLVEHREPMAR
- the prfB gene encoding peptide chain release factor 2 (programmed frameshift); protein product: MIELNPVRQRIADLRGRLDALRGYLDYDARRERLEEVERELEDPNIWNDPERAQALGRERATLDKTVNGIRTLTEGLDGAAELLELAESENDEDTAQAVVADVEGYATQVDKLEFQRMFSGEMDSAAAFVDIQAGAGGTEAQDWAEMLLRMYLRWAESRGWKAELMEVSGGEVAGIKSATFRVEGDFAYGWLKTEIGVHRLVRKSPFDSDNRRHTSFTSVFVSPEVDDKIDIEINPADLRTDVYRSSGAGGQHVNKTESAVRITHVPTNTVVACQTERSQHANRDRAMKMLAAKLYELELQKRNAEKDALEATKSDIGWGSQIRNYVLDQSRIKDLRTGVERSDTQKVLDGDLDEFVEAALKSGLEAGAKRLDAN